In one Canis lupus dingo isolate Sandy chromosome 16, ASM325472v2, whole genome shotgun sequence genomic region, the following are encoded:
- the RAB11FIP1 gene encoding rab11 family-interacting protein 1 isoform X4 — protein MSLAASAGRGPGAVWSPTHVQVTVLQARGLRAKGPGGTSDAYAVIQVGKEKYATSVSERSLGAPVWREEATFELPPLLSAGAAPAAAATLQLTVLHRALLGLDKFLGRAEVDLRELHRDQGRRKTQWYTLKSKPGKKDKERGEIEVDIQFMRNNMTASMFDLSMKDKSRNPFGKLKDKIKGKPKDNASDTASAIVPSVTPSADSDDESPLKDKKKKSKIKTLFSKSNLQKTPLSQSMSVLPTSKSDKVLLRPGDFQSRWEDDDNEDESSSASDVMSHKRTESADPKQLNQSNFSLPKREGPSFFGGLRSKNDVLSRSNVCINGNHVYLEPPETKGETKESTPSSSPSPQGFRKKHLFSSTENLATRSWKEPGDGGAVSSDRRWSESSTKDSLKSMSLPSYQPQVSGDIRENAAPASLEAAKETKESKKQENKKSSLLSLVTGKKDTAKGSEGGSPSATPGKETEGTSMEVKPREDQPGPDEDLGKRSEKDTVAVVFGQGRSLNPFEEVQVTEPEPDRQLTFEPTPPVGSTRAPQTKAVKPRLHPVKPMNTTATKIANSSLGTATIISENLINETMMKKYNPSDPAFAYAQLTHDELIQLVLKQKETISKKEFQVRELEDYIDNLLVRVMEETPNILRVPAQVGKKAGKM, from the exons ATGTCTCTGGCGGCCTCGGcgggccggggcccgggggccGTGTGGTCCCCGACGCACGTGCAGGTGACGGTGCTGCAGGCGCGGGGCCTGCGGGCCAAGGGCCCCGGGGGCACGAGCGACGCGTACGCGGTGATCCAGGTGGGCAAGGAGAAGTACGCCACCTCGGTGTCGGAGCGCAGCCTGGGCGCGCCGGTGTGGCGAGAGGAGGCCACCTTCGAGCTGCCGCCGCTGCTGTCCGCCggggccgcgcccgccgccgccgccaccttGCAGCTCACCGTGCTGCACCGCGCGCTGCTCGGCCTCGACAAGTTCCTGGGCCGGGCCGAGGTGGATCTGCGGGAGCTGCACCGGGACCAGGGCCGCAGGAAGACCCA GTGGTACACCTTGAAATCCAAACCAGGAAAGAAGGATAAAGAGCGAGGAGAAATTGAGGTTGACATCCAGTTTATGAGAAACAACATGACTGCTAGCATGTTTGACCTCTCCATGAAAGACAAGTCTCGGAATCCATTTGGGAAGCTGAAGGACAAGATCAAGGGGAAACCTAAGGACAATGCATCAGACACTGCCTCCGCCATCGTTCCCAGCGTGACGCCCTCAGCTGATAGTGACGATGAGTCTcctttaaaagacaagaaaaagaaatcgaAGATCAAGACTTTGTTTTCCAAGTCTAATTTGCAGAAAACACCACTTTCCCAGTCCATGTCTGTCCTGCCTACGTCAAAGTCAGACAAGGTCTTGCTTCGTCCTGGAGACTTTCAATCCCGGTGGGAGGATGATGACAATGAGGATGAGTCGTCTTCTGCCTCGGATG TCATGTCTCACAAGAGAACAGAGAGTGCAGATCCTAAGCAACTGAACCAGAGCAATTTCAGCCTGCCCAAGAGGGAAGGACCCTCCTTTTTTGGTGGCCTTCGGTCTAAGAATGATGTCCTTTCTCGCTCTAACGTCTGTATCAATGGGAACCATGTTTACTTGGAGCCGCCGGAAACCAAGGGCGAGACGAAGGAGAGcactccctcctcttccccgTCTCCCCAGGGCTTCCGGAAGAAGCATCTGTTCTCTTCCACCGAAAACCTGGCGACTCGGTCTTGGAAGGAGCCTGGGGATGGAGGGGCAGTGTCTTCCGACAGGCGGTGGTCTGAGTCTTCCACAAAGGACTCTCTCAAATCCATGTCTCTGCCGTCCTACCAGCCACAGGTCAGTGGGGATATTCGGGAGAACGCAGCACCAGCGAGCTTGGAGGCTGCAAAGGAAACCaaagagagcaagaagcaggagAATAAGAAGTCCTCTTTGCTGTCCCTGGTGACGGGAAAGAAGGACACAGCCAAGGGCAGCGAAGGCGGAAGCCCTTCTGCCACcccagggaaggagacagaaggcACATCGATGGAAGTCAAACCGAGGGAGGACCAGCCAGGGCCTGACGAAGACCTAGGGAAACGATCTGAGAAGGATACTGTGGCCGTTGTCTTTGGACAGGGCCGCTCCCTGAACCCGTTTGAAGAAGTGCAGGTCACAGAACCTGAACCTGACCGACAGCTCACGTTTGAACCCACACCCCCCGTCGGCTCTACGAGGGCACCGCAAACGAAAGCTGTCAAGCCACG ACTTCATCCCGTGAAGCCAATGAACACAACAGCCACCAAGATTGCGAACTCCAGCTTGGGCACTGCCACCATCATCAGTGAGAACTTGATCAACGAAACCATGATGAAG AAATACAACCCCTCGGACCCTGCCTTTGCTTATGCACAGCTAACCCATGATGAGCTGATCCAGTTGGTTCTCAAACAGAAGGAGACAATAAGCAAGAAGGAGTTTCAGGTTCGAGAGCTGGAAGACTACATTGACAATCTGCTAGTCAGGGTCATGGAAGAAACCCCCAACATCCTCCGAGTTCCGGCTCAGGTCGGCAAAAAGGCAGGAAAGATGTGA
- the RAB11FIP1 gene encoding rab11 family-interacting protein 1 isoform X1: MSLAASAGRGPGAVWSPTHVQVTVLQARGLRAKGPGGTSDAYAVIQVGKEKYATSVSERSLGAPVWREEATFELPPLLSAGAAPAAAATLQLTVLHRALLGLDKFLGRAEVDLRELHRDQGRRKTQWYTLKSKPGKKDKERGEIEVDIQFMRNNMTASMFDLSMKDKSRNPFGKLKDKIKGKPKDNASDTASAIVPSVTPSADSDDESPLKDKKKKSKIKTLFSKSNLQKTPLSQSMSVLPTSKSDKVLLRPGDFQSRWEDDDNEDESSSASDVMSHKRTESADPKQLNQSNFSLPKREGPSFFGGLRSKNDVLSRSNVCINGNHVYLEPPETKGETKESTPSSSPSPQGFRKKHLFSSTENLATRSWKEPGDGGAVSSDRRWSESSTKDSLKSMSLPSYQPQVSGDIRENAAPASLEAAKETKESKKQENKKSSLLSLVTGKKDTAKGSEGGSPSATPGKETEGTSMEVKPREDQPGPDEDLGKRSEKDTVAVVFGQGRSLNPFEEVQVTEPEPDRQLTFEPTPPVGSTRAPQTKAVKPRLDVSPEAPATARLPSSPDSTLFFSALLSSSGQTPVPSKLGHCAETPSSESPSVFSFSSPIVAPISTSTPVENWPPTDQGQASPEEPSLLHKAELLRESLTQDPKTVSCASGSRFQQLPTPAWKGMEDYPMGKTSEIGLESTVGHDSERSLLKQPEREEVQRAPHSEQDYAPSSQETQEVTLAPSFRSGQIESPAWRPLMGEHTGSEHPFGSFGENRVKGGSMTSAIKEAAPPLQSGESAPTLGSVMQRHKENVDESQKKIKKRVSFSEEIFMEEELEESTGLVEEHRDNPQEVTHKGATSGNLSDGEPAGCFHAEVTETEAVSAPGPVKHGVPASMADPLHFPSSKECVSEGPVSEASSGKDIPLLKIERDDTPMAQNQSKASDHEGLLSDPLSGLHSIPGINSPVMADLGLTLPAIPEVASDDERVDQGEDDRETAQVAALQVGPSSVSMSHAHPEMEKGPRGEADGWAAPVESLPDLGSKAPEVSVMASSEPTTASGIHKPELGKSSRLDKQLPGPGCGKKEKLMGNGRPSQPPDTALDSPVPSPSFSETFPITHSFPSHPHADTHHTSTAESQKKATAEGSADKVENSGKRKPLLQAWVSPSETQPVSAQPSAGTGSAKHRLHPVKPMNTTATKIANSSLGTATIISENLINETMMKKYNPSDPAFAYAQLTHDELIQLVLKQKETISKKEFQVRELEDYIDNLLVRVMEETPNILRVPAQVGKKAGKM, translated from the exons ATGTCTCTGGCGGCCTCGGcgggccggggcccgggggccGTGTGGTCCCCGACGCACGTGCAGGTGACGGTGCTGCAGGCGCGGGGCCTGCGGGCCAAGGGCCCCGGGGGCACGAGCGACGCGTACGCGGTGATCCAGGTGGGCAAGGAGAAGTACGCCACCTCGGTGTCGGAGCGCAGCCTGGGCGCGCCGGTGTGGCGAGAGGAGGCCACCTTCGAGCTGCCGCCGCTGCTGTCCGCCggggccgcgcccgccgccgccgccaccttGCAGCTCACCGTGCTGCACCGCGCGCTGCTCGGCCTCGACAAGTTCCTGGGCCGGGCCGAGGTGGATCTGCGGGAGCTGCACCGGGACCAGGGCCGCAGGAAGACCCA GTGGTACACCTTGAAATCCAAACCAGGAAAGAAGGATAAAGAGCGAGGAGAAATTGAGGTTGACATCCAGTTTATGAGAAACAACATGACTGCTAGCATGTTTGACCTCTCCATGAAAGACAAGTCTCGGAATCCATTTGGGAAGCTGAAGGACAAGATCAAGGGGAAACCTAAGGACAATGCATCAGACACTGCCTCCGCCATCGTTCCCAGCGTGACGCCCTCAGCTGATAGTGACGATGAGTCTcctttaaaagacaagaaaaagaaatcgaAGATCAAGACTTTGTTTTCCAAGTCTAATTTGCAGAAAACACCACTTTCCCAGTCCATGTCTGTCCTGCCTACGTCAAAGTCAGACAAGGTCTTGCTTCGTCCTGGAGACTTTCAATCCCGGTGGGAGGATGATGACAATGAGGATGAGTCGTCTTCTGCCTCGGATG TCATGTCTCACAAGAGAACAGAGAGTGCAGATCCTAAGCAACTGAACCAGAGCAATTTCAGCCTGCCCAAGAGGGAAGGACCCTCCTTTTTTGGTGGCCTTCGGTCTAAGAATGATGTCCTTTCTCGCTCTAACGTCTGTATCAATGGGAACCATGTTTACTTGGAGCCGCCGGAAACCAAGGGCGAGACGAAGGAGAGcactccctcctcttccccgTCTCCCCAGGGCTTCCGGAAGAAGCATCTGTTCTCTTCCACCGAAAACCTGGCGACTCGGTCTTGGAAGGAGCCTGGGGATGGAGGGGCAGTGTCTTCCGACAGGCGGTGGTCTGAGTCTTCCACAAAGGACTCTCTCAAATCCATGTCTCTGCCGTCCTACCAGCCACAGGTCAGTGGGGATATTCGGGAGAACGCAGCACCAGCGAGCTTGGAGGCTGCAAAGGAAACCaaagagagcaagaagcaggagAATAAGAAGTCCTCTTTGCTGTCCCTGGTGACGGGAAAGAAGGACACAGCCAAGGGCAGCGAAGGCGGAAGCCCTTCTGCCACcccagggaaggagacagaaggcACATCGATGGAAGTCAAACCGAGGGAGGACCAGCCAGGGCCTGACGAAGACCTAGGGAAACGATCTGAGAAGGATACTGTGGCCGTTGTCTTTGGACAGGGCCGCTCCCTGAACCCGTTTGAAGAAGTGCAGGTCACAGAACCTGAACCTGACCGACAGCTCACGTTTGAACCCACACCCCCCGTCGGCTCTACGAGGGCACCGCAAACGAAAGCTGTCAAGCCACG ACTGGACGTGTCTCCAGAGGCTCCAGCCACAGCCAGGCTTCCTTCTTCCCCTGACtctactctctttttttctgctcttctgtCCAGTTCTGGCCAGACACCTGTCCCTTCTAAATTGGGGCATTGTGCAGAGACACCATCCTCTGAATctccttctgtcttctctttctcatctccCATTGTGGCTCCCATTTCCACATCCACGCCAGTTGAAAACTGGCCCCCCACAGACCAGGGCCAGGCCAGTCCTGAAGAACCATCTTTGCTCCATAAGGCAGAATTGCTAAGAGAGAGTTTAACACAGGATCCAAAGACTGTTTCTTGTGCCTCGGGGTCACGTTTCCAACAGCTCCCCACTCCAGCGTGGAAGGGAATGGAAGATTATCCAATGGGGAAGACCAGTGAGATAGGCCTGGAGAGCACCGTCGGTCATGACTCAGAAAGGTCTCTCCTAAAGCAACCTGAAAGGGAAGAAGTTCAGAGGGCTCCCCACTCAGAACAAGACTATGCCCCTTCGTCTCAAGAGACCCAAGAAGTAACACTTGCTCCTTCATTCAGAAGTGGCCAGATCGAGAGCCCGGCATGGAGGCCTCTGATGGGGGAACACACAGGCTCAGAGCATCCATTTGGGTCTTTTGGGGAGAACAGAGTTAAGGGGGGCAGCATGACTTCTGCAATTAAAGAAGCGGCACCCCCTCTTCAGTCTGGAGAATCAGCTCCCACTCTTGGCTCTGTGAtgcagagacacaaagagaatgTTGACGAAAgccaaaagaaaatcaagaagcgTGTATCATTTTCAGAGGAGATCTTTATGGAAGAGGAGCTAGAGGAGTCCACTGGGTTGGTGGAAGAGCACAGAGATAATCCCCAGGAGGTGACACACAAAGGAGCCACCTCTGGAAACCTGTCAGACGGAGAGCCTGCTGGGTGTTTCCACGCAGAGGTCACAGAGACGGAAGCTGTGTCTGCACCCGGGCCAGTGAAGCATGGTGTGCCAGCTTCCATGGCAGACCCCCTTCACTTCCCCTCTTCCAAGGAGTGTGTCTCAGAAGGCCCTGTGAGTGAGGCAAGCTCAGGGAAAGACATCCCACTCTTAAAGATTGAGCGAGACGATACGCCTATGGCTCAAAATCAGAGCAAAGCCAGTGATCACGAAGGTTTATTGTCTGATCCCCTGAGTGGCCTTCACTCTATCCCAGGTATTAACTCTCCAGTCATGGCTGATCTGGGCTTAACCCTTCCTGCAATTCCTGAAGTGGCGTCAGATGATGAAAGGGTGGATCAGGGTGAAGATGACAGAGAGACAGCCCAGGTGGCAGCCCTGCAAGTAGGACCTTCCTCCGTGAGCATGTCACATGCCCATCCTGAGATGGAGAAGGGGCCGAGGGGCGAGGCAGATGGGTGGGCGGCACCTGTAGAGAGCCTGCCTGACCTCGGGTCAAAAGCACCCGAAGTATCTGTTATGGCCTCTTCAGAGCCAACTACAGCTTCAGGAATTCATAAACCAGAGCTTGGCAAGAGCTCACGCTTGGATAAACAGCTGCCAGGTCCTGGCTGTGGCAAGAAGGAAAAGCTGATGGGAAATGGGAGGCCCAGCCAGCCTCCTGATACAGCCCTCGACTCCCCTGTACCCAGCCCCTCCTTTTCTGAGACCTTTCCTATTACACACTCTTTCCCCAGCCACCCACATGCTGACACTCACCACACCAGTACAgcagaatctcaaaaaaaagcaACAGCAGAGGGCTCCGCTGATAAAGTGGAAAATTCTGGCAAGAGGAAGCCGCTTCTTCAGGCCTGGGTCTCACCCTCAGAGACACAGCCAGTCTCAGCTCAGCCAAGCGCTGGAACGGGGTCAGCCAAGCACAG ACTTCATCCCGTGAAGCCAATGAACACAACAGCCACCAAGATTGCGAACTCCAGCTTGGGCACTGCCACCATCATCAGTGAGAACTTGATCAACGAAACCATGATGAAG AAATACAACCCCTCGGACCCTGCCTTTGCTTATGCACAGCTAACCCATGATGAGCTGATCCAGTTGGTTCTCAAACAGAAGGAGACAATAAGCAAGAAGGAGTTTCAGGTTCGAGAGCTGGAAGACTACATTGACAATCTGCTAGTCAGGGTCATGGAAGAAACCCCCAACATCCTCCGAGTTCCGGCTCAGGTCGGCAAAAAGGCAGGAAAGATGTGA
- the RAB11FIP1 gene encoding rab11 family-interacting protein 1 isoform X2: protein MSLAASAGRGPGAVWSPTHVQVTVLQARGLRAKGPGGTSDAYAVIQVGKEKYATSVSERSLGAPVWREEATFELPPLLSAGAAPAAAATLQLTVLHRALLGLDKFLGRAEVDLRELHRDQGRRKTQWYTLKSKPGKKDKERGEIEVDIQFMRNNMTASMFDLSMKDKSRNPFGKLKDKIKGKPKDNASDTASAIVPSVTPSADSDDESPLKDKKKKSKIKTLFSKSNLQKTPLSQSMSVLPTSKSDKVLLRPGDFQSRWEDDDNEDESSSASDVMSHKRTESADPKQLNQSNFSLPKREGPSFFGGLRSKNDVLSRSNVCINGNHVYLEPPETKGETKESTPSSSPSPQGFRKKHLFSSTENLATRSWKEPGDGGAVSSDRRWSESSTKDSLKSMSLPSYQPQVSGDIRENAAPASLEAAKETKESKKQENKKSSLLSLVTGKKDTAKGSEGGSPSATPGKETEGTSMEVKPREDQPGPDEDLGKRSEKDTVAVVFGQGRSLNPFEEVQVTEPEPDRQLTFEPTPPVGSTRAPQTKAVKPRLDVSPEAPATARLPSSPDSTLFFSALLSSSGQTPVPSKLGHCAETPSSESPSVFSFSSPIVAPISTSTPVENWPPTDQGQASPEEPSLLHKAELLRESLTQDPKTVSCASGSRFQQLPTPAWKGMEDYPMGKTSEIGLESTVGHDSERSLLKQPEREEVQRAPHSEQDYAPSSQETQEVTLAPSFRSGQIESPAWRPLMGEHTGSEHPFGSFGENRVKGGSMTSAIKEAAPPLQSGESAPTLGSVMQRHKENVDESQKKIKKRVSFSEEIFMEEELEESTGLVEEHRDNPQEVTHKGATSGNLSDGEPAGCFHAEVTETEAVSAPGPVKHGVPASMADPLHFPSSKECVSEGPVSEASSGKDIPLLKIERDDTPMAQNQSKASDHEGLLSDPLSGLHSIPGINSPVMADLGLTLPAIPEVASDDERVDQGEDDRETAQVAALQVGPSSVSMSHAHPEMEKGPRGEADGWAAPVESLPDLGSKAPEVSVMASSEPTTASGIHKPELGKSSRLDKQLPGPGCGKKEKLMGNGRPSQPPDTALDSPVPSPSFSETFPITHSFPSHPHADTHHTSTAESQKKATAEGSADKVENSGKRKPLLQAWVSPSETQPVSAQPSAGTGSAKHRDKGFLAAWISRWYLLHILLTSSREANEHNSHQDCELQLGHCHHHQ, encoded by the exons ATGTCTCTGGCGGCCTCGGcgggccggggcccgggggccGTGTGGTCCCCGACGCACGTGCAGGTGACGGTGCTGCAGGCGCGGGGCCTGCGGGCCAAGGGCCCCGGGGGCACGAGCGACGCGTACGCGGTGATCCAGGTGGGCAAGGAGAAGTACGCCACCTCGGTGTCGGAGCGCAGCCTGGGCGCGCCGGTGTGGCGAGAGGAGGCCACCTTCGAGCTGCCGCCGCTGCTGTCCGCCggggccgcgcccgccgccgccgccaccttGCAGCTCACCGTGCTGCACCGCGCGCTGCTCGGCCTCGACAAGTTCCTGGGCCGGGCCGAGGTGGATCTGCGGGAGCTGCACCGGGACCAGGGCCGCAGGAAGACCCA GTGGTACACCTTGAAATCCAAACCAGGAAAGAAGGATAAAGAGCGAGGAGAAATTGAGGTTGACATCCAGTTTATGAGAAACAACATGACTGCTAGCATGTTTGACCTCTCCATGAAAGACAAGTCTCGGAATCCATTTGGGAAGCTGAAGGACAAGATCAAGGGGAAACCTAAGGACAATGCATCAGACACTGCCTCCGCCATCGTTCCCAGCGTGACGCCCTCAGCTGATAGTGACGATGAGTCTcctttaaaagacaagaaaaagaaatcgaAGATCAAGACTTTGTTTTCCAAGTCTAATTTGCAGAAAACACCACTTTCCCAGTCCATGTCTGTCCTGCCTACGTCAAAGTCAGACAAGGTCTTGCTTCGTCCTGGAGACTTTCAATCCCGGTGGGAGGATGATGACAATGAGGATGAGTCGTCTTCTGCCTCGGATG TCATGTCTCACAAGAGAACAGAGAGTGCAGATCCTAAGCAACTGAACCAGAGCAATTTCAGCCTGCCCAAGAGGGAAGGACCCTCCTTTTTTGGTGGCCTTCGGTCTAAGAATGATGTCCTTTCTCGCTCTAACGTCTGTATCAATGGGAACCATGTTTACTTGGAGCCGCCGGAAACCAAGGGCGAGACGAAGGAGAGcactccctcctcttccccgTCTCCCCAGGGCTTCCGGAAGAAGCATCTGTTCTCTTCCACCGAAAACCTGGCGACTCGGTCTTGGAAGGAGCCTGGGGATGGAGGGGCAGTGTCTTCCGACAGGCGGTGGTCTGAGTCTTCCACAAAGGACTCTCTCAAATCCATGTCTCTGCCGTCCTACCAGCCACAGGTCAGTGGGGATATTCGGGAGAACGCAGCACCAGCGAGCTTGGAGGCTGCAAAGGAAACCaaagagagcaagaagcaggagAATAAGAAGTCCTCTTTGCTGTCCCTGGTGACGGGAAAGAAGGACACAGCCAAGGGCAGCGAAGGCGGAAGCCCTTCTGCCACcccagggaaggagacagaaggcACATCGATGGAAGTCAAACCGAGGGAGGACCAGCCAGGGCCTGACGAAGACCTAGGGAAACGATCTGAGAAGGATACTGTGGCCGTTGTCTTTGGACAGGGCCGCTCCCTGAACCCGTTTGAAGAAGTGCAGGTCACAGAACCTGAACCTGACCGACAGCTCACGTTTGAACCCACACCCCCCGTCGGCTCTACGAGGGCACCGCAAACGAAAGCTGTCAAGCCACG ACTGGACGTGTCTCCAGAGGCTCCAGCCACAGCCAGGCTTCCTTCTTCCCCTGACtctactctctttttttctgctcttctgtCCAGTTCTGGCCAGACACCTGTCCCTTCTAAATTGGGGCATTGTGCAGAGACACCATCCTCTGAATctccttctgtcttctctttctcatctccCATTGTGGCTCCCATTTCCACATCCACGCCAGTTGAAAACTGGCCCCCCACAGACCAGGGCCAGGCCAGTCCTGAAGAACCATCTTTGCTCCATAAGGCAGAATTGCTAAGAGAGAGTTTAACACAGGATCCAAAGACTGTTTCTTGTGCCTCGGGGTCACGTTTCCAACAGCTCCCCACTCCAGCGTGGAAGGGAATGGAAGATTATCCAATGGGGAAGACCAGTGAGATAGGCCTGGAGAGCACCGTCGGTCATGACTCAGAAAGGTCTCTCCTAAAGCAACCTGAAAGGGAAGAAGTTCAGAGGGCTCCCCACTCAGAACAAGACTATGCCCCTTCGTCTCAAGAGACCCAAGAAGTAACACTTGCTCCTTCATTCAGAAGTGGCCAGATCGAGAGCCCGGCATGGAGGCCTCTGATGGGGGAACACACAGGCTCAGAGCATCCATTTGGGTCTTTTGGGGAGAACAGAGTTAAGGGGGGCAGCATGACTTCTGCAATTAAAGAAGCGGCACCCCCTCTTCAGTCTGGAGAATCAGCTCCCACTCTTGGCTCTGTGAtgcagagacacaaagagaatgTTGACGAAAgccaaaagaaaatcaagaagcgTGTATCATTTTCAGAGGAGATCTTTATGGAAGAGGAGCTAGAGGAGTCCACTGGGTTGGTGGAAGAGCACAGAGATAATCCCCAGGAGGTGACACACAAAGGAGCCACCTCTGGAAACCTGTCAGACGGAGAGCCTGCTGGGTGTTTCCACGCAGAGGTCACAGAGACGGAAGCTGTGTCTGCACCCGGGCCAGTGAAGCATGGTGTGCCAGCTTCCATGGCAGACCCCCTTCACTTCCCCTCTTCCAAGGAGTGTGTCTCAGAAGGCCCTGTGAGTGAGGCAAGCTCAGGGAAAGACATCCCACTCTTAAAGATTGAGCGAGACGATACGCCTATGGCTCAAAATCAGAGCAAAGCCAGTGATCACGAAGGTTTATTGTCTGATCCCCTGAGTGGCCTTCACTCTATCCCAGGTATTAACTCTCCAGTCATGGCTGATCTGGGCTTAACCCTTCCTGCAATTCCTGAAGTGGCGTCAGATGATGAAAGGGTGGATCAGGGTGAAGATGACAGAGAGACAGCCCAGGTGGCAGCCCTGCAAGTAGGACCTTCCTCCGTGAGCATGTCACATGCCCATCCTGAGATGGAGAAGGGGCCGAGGGGCGAGGCAGATGGGTGGGCGGCACCTGTAGAGAGCCTGCCTGACCTCGGGTCAAAAGCACCCGAAGTATCTGTTATGGCCTCTTCAGAGCCAACTACAGCTTCAGGAATTCATAAACCAGAGCTTGGCAAGAGCTCACGCTTGGATAAACAGCTGCCAGGTCCTGGCTGTGGCAAGAAGGAAAAGCTGATGGGAAATGGGAGGCCCAGCCAGCCTCCTGATACAGCCCTCGACTCCCCTGTACCCAGCCCCTCCTTTTCTGAGACCTTTCCTATTACACACTCTTTCCCCAGCCACCCACATGCTGACACTCACCACACCAGTACAgcagaatctcaaaaaaaagcaACAGCAGAGGGCTCCGCTGATAAAGTGGAAAATTCTGGCAAGAGGAAGCCGCTTCTTCAGGCCTGGGTCTCACCCTCAGAGACACAGCCAGTCTCAGCTCAGCCAAGCGCTGGAACGGGGTCAGCCAAGCACAG AGATAAGGGCTTTCTAGCTGCATGGATATCCAGGTGGTACCTCCTGCACATTTTGCTG ACTTCATCCCGTGAAGCCAATGAACACAACAGCCACCAAGATTGCGAACTCCAGCTTGGGCACTGCCACCATCATCAGTGA